One segment of Arvicanthis niloticus isolate mArvNil1 chromosome 5, mArvNil1.pat.X, whole genome shotgun sequence DNA contains the following:
- the Orc1 gene encoding origin recognition complex subunit 1: protein MPSYLTRQKTRQTFSWVGRPLLDRKHFQQTYKGICMKINDCSEIHIQVGQFVLIQGEDNKKPYVAKLIELFQNGAEVPPKKCARVQWFVRFSEIPLSKRHLLGRRPPAQEIFWYDCSDCGNNIYVESIIGPVQVVALAPEEVIPVSQKSEETLFVKLSWNQKNFAPLPPEVLTALRRLEDGSECQKPLEAEIKDVKSPSWNTTEQEVKGIESSRSTSKSHQTPAHTVTPNAKKLLELDGLGFTRKSSMRLSQKILCDSLDSQKTSKRRAAFSETTSPPKKSQPGKIKTSSALETIGKNGQAQPFCAKGSMILRARGPAMITTKLSVESALSPIKNGLRSSVEPSKSLTPDYMRRKAEEQETQKEPIRTSHRVHRRSSLLTLKRIRQQICLLDGDKSDQEDEESVSSAEVSNSDTGEEDEFIPSLPTRNSLGQSRTRTGRMASKPSLQTPSKSPKKTPKPRTPHHATPQIRDRNLAVQEPATVLEEARLRLHVSAVPDSLPCREQEFQDIYSFVESKLLDGTGGCMYISGVPGTGKTATVHEVIRCLQQAAQTNDVPSFQYIEVNGMKLTEPHQVYVQILQKLTGQKATANHAAELLAKRFCSRGSQKETTVLLVDELDLLWTHKQDVMYNLFDWPTHKGAQLVVLTIANTMDLPERIMMNRVSSRLGLTRMSFQPYSHGQLKQILVSRLKHLKAFEDDAIQLVARKVAALSGDARRCLDICRRATEICELSHLRHDSVSLVTVAHLMEAIDEMFSSSYITAIKNSSVLEQSFLRAIIAEFRRSGLEEATFQQIYSQHVALCRMEGLPYPTMSETMAVCSRLGSCRILLVEPSRNDLLLRVRLNVSQSDVLYALKE from the exons ATGCCATCCTATCTCACAAGGCAGAAGACCAGACAAACTTTCTCATGGGTTGGCAGGCCATTACTGGATCGAAAACATTTCCAACAAACGTACAA AGGAATTTGTATGAAAATCAATGATTGTTCTGAGATTCACATCCAGGTTGGACAGTTTGTATTGATTCAAGGGGAAGATAATAAAAAGCCCTATGTTGCTAAACTGATTGAATTATTTCAAAATG GAGCTGAAGTTCCTCCTAAGAAATGTGCACGAGTACAATGGTTTGTCCGATTTTCTGAGATTCCTCTCTCTAAAAGGCACTTGTTAGGCCGGAGGCCTCCTGCACAGGAGATATTCTGGTATGACTGCTCTGACTGTGGTAACAACATTTATGTGGAGAGCATCATTGGACCTGTTCAG GTAGTGGCATTAGCCCCAGAAGAAGTGATCCCTGTGAGTCAGAAAAGTGAAGAGACACTGTTTGTGAAGCTATCCTGGAATCAAAAGAATTTTGCACCACTTCCTCCAGAAGTACTTACAGCATTGAGGAGACTAGAAGATGGCTCTGAGTGCCAGAAACCGTTAGAAGCCGAGATTAAGGATGTAAAGAGCCCTTCCTGGAACACAACAGAACAGGAGGTCAAAGGGATTGAATCAAGTCGTTCCACTTCCAAATCTCACCAGACTCCTGCTCATACTGTCACCCCCAATGCAAAGAAGTTGCTGGAACTCGATG gCTTAGGCTTTACCAGGAAGTCTAGCATGAGGCTGTCACAGAAGATCTTGTGTGACTCCTTGGATTCTCAAAAAACATCTAAACGAAGAGCAGCCTTCTCTGAGACCACGTCACCACCTAAAAAGTCTCAACCTGGTAAAATCAAGACCTCTTCAGCTTTGGAAACTATAGGAAAAAATGGACAGGCTCAACCTTTTTGTGCCAAAGGTAGCATGATTCTGAGAGCCCGGGGCCCAGCTATGATCACCACAAAGCTTAGTGTGGAGAGTGCACTTAGTCCTATCAAGAACGGGTTGAGATCTTCGGTGGAGCCTTCTAAGAGTCTGACACCAGACTACATGCGGAG gaaggcagaagaacaaGAAACTCAGAAAGAACCCATCCGTACTTCTCATCGTGTTCACAGAAGGAGTTCTCTCTTGACTCTGAAGAGGATTAGGCAGCAGATTTG CCTTCTAGATGGTGATAAAAGTGACCAAGAAGATGAAGAGTCCGTATCCTCAGCAGAAGTGTCAAACTCCGATACTGGGGAGGAAGATGAGTTTATTCCATCCCTTCCAACAAGAAATTCCCTGGGGCAGTCCAGGACCAGGACCGGGAGAATGGCCTCTAAGCCATCATTGCAGACTCCCTCCAAGTCACCAAAGAAAACT CCTAAACCTAGAACACCTCATCATGCCACTCCTCAGATCCGAGACAGAAACTTGGCTGTCCAGGAGCCAGCTACTGTGCTTGAAGAGGCCCGGCTGAG GCTGCATGTTTCTGCTGTGCCTGACTCTCTTCCCTGTCGAGAGCAGGAATTCCAAGACATCTACAGCTTTGTGGAAAGTAAACTTCTTGATGGGACTGGAGG GTGTATGTACATTTCTGGGGTCCCTGGGACAGGGAAGACAGCCACTGTGCATGAGGTCATACGCTGTCTGCAGCAGGCAGCACAAACAAATGATGTTCCTTCCTTTCAATACATTGAGGTTAATGGGATGAAGCTGACAGAACCCCACCAAGTCTATGTGCAGATTTTACAG AAACTGACAGGTCAGAAGGCAACAGCTAATCATGCAGCAGAACTGCTGGCGAAGAGATTCTGCAGCCGAGGGTCCCAGAAGGAAACCACTGTGCTGCTTGTAGATGAG CTTGACCTTCTTTGGACTCACAAACAAGATGTAATGTACAACCTCTTTGATTGGCCTACTCACAAAGGAGCCCAGTTGGTAGTATTGACCATTGCTAACACCATGGACCTTCCAGAGAGGATCATGATGAACCGTGTGTCTAGCCGACTG GGCCTCACCAGGATGTCTTTCCAGCCCTACTCTCACGGCCAGCTGAAACAGATCTTAGTGTCCCGACTGAAGCACTTAAAGGCCTTTGAGGACGATGCCATCCAGTTGGTAGCCAGAAAG GTAGCAGCCCTCTCTGGTGATGCCCGGCGCTGCCTGGACATCTGCAGACGTGCCACAGAGATCTGCGAGCTTTCCCATCTACGGCATGACTCTGTGAGTCTAGTGACTGTGGCCCACTTAATGGAAGCTATAGATGAAATGTTTTCCTCGTCCTATATTACTGCCATCAA AAACTCTTCTGTCCTGGAACAGAGCTTCCTAAGAGCCATTATTGCTGAATTCCGTCGATCAGGGCTAGAGGAAGCAACATTTCAACAG ATATACAGTCAGCATGTGGCTCTGTGCAGAATGGAGGGACTGCCCTACCCAACCATGTCAGAGACCATGGCTGTGTGCTCACGGCTGGGCTCTTGCCGCATTCTTCTGGTGGAGCCCAGCAGGAATGACCTCCTCCTTCGAGTGAGACTCAATGTTAGCCAGAGTGATGTGCTGTATGCTCTCAAAGAGTGA
- the Prpf38a gene encoding pre-mRNA-splicing factor 38A: MANRTVKDAHSIHGTNPQYLVEKIIRTRIYESKYWKEECFGLTAELVVDKAMELKFVGGVYGGNIKPTPFLCLTLKMLQIQPEKDIIVEFIKNEDFKYVRMLGALYMRLTGTAIDCYKYLEPLYNDYRKIKSQNRNGEFVLMHVDEFIYELLHSERVCDIILPRLQKRYVLEEAEQLEPRVSALEEDMDDVESSEEEEEEDEKLERVPSPDHRRRSYRDLDKPRRSPALRYRRSRSRSPRRRSRSPKRRSPSPRRERHRSKSPRRHRSRSRDRRHRSRSKSPGHHRSHRHRSHSKSPERSKKSHKKSRRGNE, translated from the exons ATGGCGAACCGTACGGTGAAGGATGCCCACAGCATCCATGGCACCAACCCTCAGTATCTGGTGGAGAAGATCATCCGGACGCGGATCTATGAGTCAAAGTACTGGAAAGAAGAATGTTTTGGACTTACAG CTGAACTTGTAGTCGACAAAGCCATGGAGTTAAAATTCGTGGGTGGTGTGTATGGTGGAAACATAAAGCCAACTCCTTTTTTGTGTTTAACCTTGAAGATGCTTCAAATTCAACCTGAGAAGGATATCATTGTTGAGTTCATAAAAAATGAAGATTTCAA GTATGTCCGGATGTTGGGGGCACTTTACATGAGGCTGACAGGAACTGCAATTGACTGCTACAAATACTTGGAGCCTTTGTACAATGACTATCGAAAAATCAAGAGCCAGAACCGAAATGGAG AGTTTGTACTGATGCATGTAGATGAGTTCATTTATGAGCTTCTGCACAGTGAGAGAGTCTGTGATATCATTTTGCCCCGGCTACAG AAACGGTAtgtgctggaagaagctgagcagCTGGAGCCTCGAGTCAGTGCTCTAGAAGAAGACATGGATGATGTGGAGTctagtgaggaagaggaggaggaagatgagaag CTGGAAAGAGTGCCATCACCTGACCACCGACGAAGAAGCTACCGAGACTTGGACAAGCCAAGGCGCTCACCTGCACTGCGCTACAGGAGGAGCCGGAGTCGTTCTCCCAGAAG ACGGAGTAGATCCCCTAAAAGAAGAAG TCCTTCTCCCCGACGAGAAAGGCATAGGAGCAAGAGTCCACGACGCCATCGAAGCAGATCCAGAGACAGACGACACAGATCCCGCTCTAAATCCCCAG GTCACCACCGTAGTCACAGACATAGAAGCCACTCAAAGTCTCCTGAAAG GTCTAAGAAAAGCCACAAGAAGAGCCGGAGAGGAAATGAGTAA